A DNA window from Oscarella lobularis chromosome 8, ooOscLobu1.1, whole genome shotgun sequence contains the following coding sequences:
- the LOC136190250 gene encoding UDP-N-acetylglucosamine transporter-like isoform X2 produces MSDQVLRIGHTIQVPLKYVSLGVLIVQTTTLVLTLRYSRTKRGAAGNDETTTPMYLASTAVFVAEIMKMLASMSVVWKDVDWKLSGLATILRDEVCGKPRDMIKLSVPGILYTLQNNLLFLALSLLDAATYQVTYQLKILTTALFSVFLLGKRLILAQWISLVILMVGVALVQMPRALPATEVEKTAAEHSVSQSLAGLFIVLLASCSSGFAGVYFEKILKGSKQSLWIRNVQLALFGVIFGFVGVISNDWEAVRKDGFFQGYGAVTWVVVILQAFGGLVIATVVKYADNILKGFATSLSLVLSALVSIYVLDDLRPSANFVIGAAMVIVATFVYGRPPKIQSSTTTTA; encoded by the exons ATGAGCGACCAAGTGCTACGAA TCGGCCATACGATTCAAGTTCCGCTCAAATACGTGAGCCTCGGCGTTCTGATCGTCCAAACGACGACTCTCGTTCTCACGTTGCGCTATTCTCGAACCAAACGCGGCGCCGctggaaacgacgagacgacgacgccgatgtATCTCGCATCgaccgccgtcttcgtcgccgaaataaTGAAAATGTTAGCGAGCATGAGCGTCGTttggaaagacgtcgattggAAGTTGAGCGGTCTCGCGACGATTCTGCGCGATGAGGTGTGCGGAAAGCCGCGCGATATGATCAAGCTCTCCGTCCCGGGAATTCTCTACACGCTGCAGAAcaatcttctctttctcgctttgtCTCTTCTCGATGCAGCCACATATCAA gTGACGTATCAGCTAAAAATTCTCACGACAGCCTTATTTTCCGTATTTCTTCTCGGCAAGAGATTAATCTTAGCTCAGTGGATTTCTCTTGTTATTCTCATGGTCGGCGTGGCCCTGGTTCAG ATGCCACGTGCGTTACCAGCGACGGAAGTGGAGAAAACTGCAGCCGAACACTCCGTTTCTCAGTCGCTGGCAGGTCTCTTTATCGTCCTATTAGCGTCGTGTTCCAGCGGCTTTGCCGGCGTATACTTCGAAAAGATCCTAAAAGGATCGAAACAGTCGCTTTGGATCCGAAACGTGCAGTTAG CGCTCTTCGGGGTCATTTTCGGTTTCGTTGGCGTAATAAGCAACGACTGGGAAGCCGTTCGCAAGGACGGCTTCTTCCAAGGTTACGGCGCAGTTACCTGGGTCGTGGTTATTCTTCAA GCATTCGGTGGCCTCGTCATAGCCACCGTCGTCAAGTACGCCGACAATATTCTCAAGGgattcgcgacgtcgctttcgctcgtcTTATCGGCGCTCGTCTCCATTTACGTTCTTGACGATCTTCGACCTTCGGC AAATTTCGTCATCGGCGCTGCCATGGTCATCGTCGCAACTTTCGTCTACGGACGTCCGCCGAAAATTCAGTCGTCGACAACAACGACAGCGTAG
- the LOC136190250 gene encoding UDP-N-acetylglucosamine transporter-like isoform X1 produces MSDQVLRSKPRRRSKRLYQSALSVGHTIQVPLKYVSLGVLIVQTTTLVLTLRYSRTKRGAAGNDETTTPMYLASTAVFVAEIMKMLASMSVVWKDVDWKLSGLATILRDEVCGKPRDMIKLSVPGILYTLQNNLLFLALSLLDAATYQVTYQLKILTTALFSVFLLGKRLILAQWISLVILMVGVALVQMPRALPATEVEKTAAEHSVSQSLAGLFIVLLASCSSGFAGVYFEKILKGSKQSLWIRNVQLALFGVIFGFVGVISNDWEAVRKDGFFQGYGAVTWVVVILQAFGGLVIATVVKYADNILKGFATSLSLVLSALVSIYVLDDLRPSANFVIGAAMVIVATFVYGRPPKIQSSTTTTA; encoded by the exons ATGAGCGACCAAGTGCTACGAAGTAAGCCGCGACGCAGATCGAAGCGACTATATCAATCCGCTTTATCAGTCGGCCATACGATTCAAGTTCCGCTCAAATACGTGAGCCTCGGCGTTCTGATCGTCCAAACGACGACTCTCGTTCTCACGTTGCGCTATTCTCGAACCAAACGCGGCGCCGctggaaacgacgagacgacgacgccgatgtATCTCGCATCgaccgccgtcttcgtcgccgaaataaTGAAAATGTTAGCGAGCATGAGCGTCGTttggaaagacgtcgattggAAGTTGAGCGGTCTCGCGACGATTCTGCGCGATGAGGTGTGCGGAAAGCCGCGCGATATGATCAAGCTCTCCGTCCCGGGAATTCTCTACACGCTGCAGAAcaatcttctctttctcgctttgtCTCTTCTCGATGCAGCCACATATCAA gTGACGTATCAGCTAAAAATTCTCACGACAGCCTTATTTTCCGTATTTCTTCTCGGCAAGAGATTAATCTTAGCTCAGTGGATTTCTCTTGTTATTCTCATGGTCGGCGTGGCCCTGGTTCAG ATGCCACGTGCGTTACCAGCGACGGAAGTGGAGAAAACTGCAGCCGAACACTCCGTTTCTCAGTCGCTGGCAGGTCTCTTTATCGTCCTATTAGCGTCGTGTTCCAGCGGCTTTGCCGGCGTATACTTCGAAAAGATCCTAAAAGGATCGAAACAGTCGCTTTGGATCCGAAACGTGCAGTTAG CGCTCTTCGGGGTCATTTTCGGTTTCGTTGGCGTAATAAGCAACGACTGGGAAGCCGTTCGCAAGGACGGCTTCTTCCAAGGTTACGGCGCAGTTACCTGGGTCGTGGTTATTCTTCAA GCATTCGGTGGCCTCGTCATAGCCACCGTCGTCAAGTACGCCGACAATATTCTCAAGGgattcgcgacgtcgctttcgctcgtcTTATCGGCGCTCGTCTCCATTTACGTTCTTGACGATCTTCGACCTTCGGC AAATTTCGTCATCGGCGCTGCCATGGTCATCGTCGCAACTTTCGTCTACGGACGTCCGCCGAAAATTCAGTCGTCGACAACAACGACAGCGTAG
- the LOC136190250 gene encoding UDP-N-acetylglucosamine transporter-like isoform X3: MSDQVLRSKPRRRSKRLYQSALSVGHTIQVPLKYVSLGVLIVQTTTLVLTLRYSRTKRGAAGNDETTTPMYLASTAVFVAEIMKMLASMSVVWKDVDWKLSGLATILRDEVCGKPRDMIKLSVPGILYTLQNNLLFLALSLLDAATYQVTYQLKILTTALFSVFLLGKRLILAQWISLVILMVGVALVQMPRALPATEVEKTAAEHSVSQSLAGLFIVLLASCSSGFAGVYFEKILKGSKQSLWIRNVQLALFGVIFGFVGVISNDWEAVRKDGFFQGYGAVTWVVVILQAFGGLVIATVVKYADNILKGFATSLSLVLSALVSIYVLDDLRPSAYA, from the exons ATGAGCGACCAAGTGCTACGAAGTAAGCCGCGACGCAGATCGAAGCGACTATATCAATCCGCTTTATCAGTCGGCCATACGATTCAAGTTCCGCTCAAATACGTGAGCCTCGGCGTTCTGATCGTCCAAACGACGACTCTCGTTCTCACGTTGCGCTATTCTCGAACCAAACGCGGCGCCGctggaaacgacgagacgacgacgccgatgtATCTCGCATCgaccgccgtcttcgtcgccgaaataaTGAAAATGTTAGCGAGCATGAGCGTCGTttggaaagacgtcgattggAAGTTGAGCGGTCTCGCGACGATTCTGCGCGATGAGGTGTGCGGAAAGCCGCGCGATATGATCAAGCTCTCCGTCCCGGGAATTCTCTACACGCTGCAGAAcaatcttctctttctcgctttgtCTCTTCTCGATGCAGCCACATATCAA gTGACGTATCAGCTAAAAATTCTCACGACAGCCTTATTTTCCGTATTTCTTCTCGGCAAGAGATTAATCTTAGCTCAGTGGATTTCTCTTGTTATTCTCATGGTCGGCGTGGCCCTGGTTCAG ATGCCACGTGCGTTACCAGCGACGGAAGTGGAGAAAACTGCAGCCGAACACTCCGTTTCTCAGTCGCTGGCAGGTCTCTTTATCGTCCTATTAGCGTCGTGTTCCAGCGGCTTTGCCGGCGTATACTTCGAAAAGATCCTAAAAGGATCGAAACAGTCGCTTTGGATCCGAAACGTGCAGTTAG CGCTCTTCGGGGTCATTTTCGGTTTCGTTGGCGTAATAAGCAACGACTGGGAAGCCGTTCGCAAGGACGGCTTCTTCCAAGGTTACGGCGCAGTTACCTGGGTCGTGGTTATTCTTCAA GCATTCGGTGGCCTCGTCATAGCCACCGTCGTCAAGTACGCCGACAATATTCTCAAGGgattcgcgacgtcgctttcgctcgtcTTATCGGCGCTCGTCTCCATTTACGTTCTTGACGATCTTCGACCTTCGGCGTATGCATA A
- the LOC136190252 gene encoding POU domain, class 3, transcription factor 4-A-like yields MASEKTNSCLICKKTFADHLAFYEHVMSHDDAKLRENDDDDDDDDDVVLAQRLRVGSEASSDRDETTMEAAAGPVVVSYGSLANGVMLAAHSYPYPYSPSLEREGGRGHGFTAAAQRYVYECQRLLCYPPIPSRAVAFVPPPPLPPSTCSPRAVSVTESTTNRNSAATRSSSATTTTTTTENVEQKSIGEQYRDLENFAAHFKDWRVKMGYTQAAVGQSMEKHYGIVFSQTTVSRFEALQLNFHNLKKLRPVFEEWLRLEEQELSRQPPESRIHLRRRKKRTTFKRTAKEALEIHFKRQPTPSASDYAVLADALELDKEVVRIWFCNRRQKERRAKRDD; encoded by the exons ATGGCCTCCGAGAAGACGAACAGCTGTCTTATCTGCAAGAAAACGTTCGCCGATCACCTCGCCTTTTACGAACACGTCATGAgccacgacgacgcgaaactgcgcgagaacgacgacgacgacgacgacgacgacgacgtcgttctagCGCAGAGACTTCGAGTCGGATCCGAAGCGTCGAGCGACCgtgacgaaacgacgatggaggcggcggcgggtcccgtcgtcgtctcgtacGGATCGCTCGCCAACGGAGTCATGTTAGCCGCCCATTCATATCCATATCCGTATTCCCCATCGCTGGAGCGCGAGGGAGGACGGG GACACGGGTTTACTGCCGCTGCCCAAAGGTACGTCTACGAATGCCAGCGATTACTTTGCTATCCGCCCATTCCATCGCGTGCCGTCGCGTTCgtaccgccgccgccgctgccgccgtcgacgtgcagTCCCCGGGCCGTTTCCGTAACCGAGTCGACAACAAATCGCAACAGCGCCGCGACAAGgtcgtcgtcagcgacgacgacgacgacgacgacggaaaacgttGAGCAAAAGTCGATAGGCGAACAATATCGCGACCTGGAGAATTTCGCCGCTCATTTCAAGGACTGGCGCGTGAAGATGGGCTACACGCAAGCGGCCGTCGGTCAGTCGATGGAGAAGCACTACGGAATCGTTTTCAGTCAGACGACCGTGTCGCGATTCGAAGCGCTCCAGTTGAACTTTCACAATCTCAAAAAATTGCGACCCGTATTCGAAGAGTGGCTTCGGCTCGAGGAGCAGGAGTTGAGTCGACAGCCGCCCGAATCGCGCATACATCTGCGTCGACGCAAAAAACGCACGACGTTCAAGCGCACGGCGAAGGAAGCGCTCGAGATCCACTTCAAGCGTCAGCCGACGCCGAGCGCCTCCGATTacgccgttctcgccgaCGCGCTCGAACTCGACAAAGAGGTCGTGCGGATATGGTTTTGCAATCGACGACAGAAGGAACGAAGGGCGAAGCGAGACGATTAG